The sequence TGAGAAGCGCTTCGCGGAGTGGCAAGGCTCGAAGTTCGCCATCAGCACCACGAACGGAACCAGCGCCCTGCACACGGCACTCGCGGGACTCGGCATCGGACCCGGCGACGAGGTGATCGTGCCGAGTTATACGTTTATCGCGAGTTCCTTTTCTATCTTGCAGGCGGGCGCGATTCCGCGTTTTGCCGACGTGAACCGGGACGACCACTGCCTGAGCGTGGAATCGGCCGCCAAGTTGATCAATGAGCGGACGAAGGCGATTATGCCCGTGCATCTTTACGGCAATGTCGCCGACATGGACCCGATCCTCGCGCTCGCGAAGCAGCACAACCTCTACGTGGTCGAGGACAACGCCGAAGCGTTCGGCGGCGAGTACAAAGGCCGCAAGACCGGCGCAATAGGCGACGCCGGGGCGTGCAGTTTCTGCCAGAACAAAACGTTCACAACCGGCGGTGAAGGCGGCATGGTCACCACGGACAACGAGGAGGTCGCGTGGCGCTGCCGCAGCTTCCGCGACCACGGTTACAACGTGCGAGACCGCCTGCGCCTGCTCGAGATGGAGCAGAAGCTTTCGTACATCCACGATATGCTCGGCTGGAACTACCGCATGACGGAGATGCAGTCGGCCATCGGCCTGACGGAACTGGACCGGATGGATTCCTGGAACATGCCGCGGCGGCGCCGCAATGCCCAGATTCTGTTGGACGCGCTGCGCGACGTGCCGCAGGTCCTGCATCTGCCCATCGACACGCCCGAGCGGCGCAACGGCTGGTACGTGTTCCCGATCACGCTCGACATCGACAATATGTCGTGCAACATGGAACAGTTCCTGCAAGCGTTGGGAGCGGAAGGCGCGCCTTGCTGGAAGGTGTTCTGGCCGCAATGCCACACCGAGCGCGCGTTCCGCGAGCACCACGGCTTCGGCAATTCGAAATTCCCCTTCCGCAGCAGCGAATACACGCGCCCGGATTCGGCGGACTACTCGAACGTCGACGTGCCGAACGCGGTCTGGCACCAGACGCACACGTTCATTACGTTCATTTTCCCGACATACAAAAAGTCGCACATCCGCGGCATCGCCAAGGGCATCAGGAAAGTCATCGCCGCGTACGCAAAATAGCTGACGCCGGGAGACATGCCATGAAAGCGAAATGGGGCGTTCTGGGATGCGGCGGCATTGCCCGCCGCCGCACGATTCCCGAAGGCATCATGCAGGCGCGCAACGCGGAATTGCGCGCGGTAACGGACACGGACCCCGCGGCCGTCCGGGAAGTCGCGGACATGACCGGAGCCAAGGCCTGTTCCACCGGGGCGGAATTGCTCGCGGACAATTGCGACATCGTATACGTCGCGACGCCCGTGCACGTGCACGTCGAGCAGGCCGTCCGCGCGGCGGATTCCGGCAGACACGTCTTCTGCGAAAAGCCGCTGGCGCTCGACGTTTCCGGCGCGCAAGCCATCGCGGATGCGTGCCGCTCAAACGGCGTGAAACTCGGCGTGGGATTGATGATGCGCTTTCACGCGCAGCACCAGGCCGCGCTCGAAATCGTAAAATCAGGCAGGCTCGGCGCCCCGGTGTTCGGACGCGCGCAGTTGTCCTGCTGGTACCCGCCAATCCCGGGCGCATGGCGTCAGGACCCGGCCACGGGCGGCGGCGGCACGTTGATGGACCTCGGCGCGCATTGCCTGGACCTCCTGGAAATGCTCTTCGGCCGCATTGTGCGGCTGAGTTGCAGCGTTGCGAATCTCGTTCAAGACTACCGCAGCGAAGACACCGCCGTCGTCCTGGTCGAGTTCGAGAATGGCGCGCGCGGGGTCGTGGACGTTCTCTTCAATGTCCCAGATGCGAGTTCGCGAAACCGGCTTGAACTCTACGGTTCGCAGGGGTGCGTGCTGGCCGAAGGCACCATCGGCCAGGGCGAGTCCGGCGGCATGTGCGCGTATCTCGAAGAAGCCGCCCGCGGCTACGAGGCACAACAGGCCCGCGCGGCGGGACAGATGATGACCATCGCGCCCGCGCCGGTGAACATGTATCGCGCCGAAGTCGAGGCCTTTTCGCAGGCCGTGCTGGACAACACCGCGCCGCCCGTGGACGGCACGGCGGGAGTACACATACAAAAGGTGCTCGCCGCGTGCTATGAATCGGCCCGGCTGGGCAAGAGCGTGACCATAGCCTGAGCGGGAATCAGCCACGCCGTCGTTTTTCGAGGGACCGAATGCCGTCGAGGGCGGGGTCCTCGACCGTGGGCCAGAAGAATCTTCGAGCAGACGGATTGAGTTCTTTTCGTGCCTGGTCGTACAGCGTTTCCGAAAGGCCGGCCGCCGCTTCCACAATGCGCGGTCCCGTGTTTTCCGCCAGATAGCTGCTGCGCGCGATGCGCACCTCGTAGCCACCGCCCCCGTAGGCCTCCGGCGTGCAGATATAGCCATAATACCCATTCGCGAGTTCAACGCCGCAAGTCCTGCAAAATGGCGACCGCACGCGGATTTCCAGCGCAAACGCCTGGAATAACTCGCCTGGAACGGTCCAGAGCAGGGTGTCGGCAATACGTATTGCCTGTACTTCCAGGGAAACACGACGGGATTTGCCGCGCATTCTCTCAACCTCCAGCAATTCCCGCGCGTACAACGTCTCGGCAGTTACGCCGCTCTCTCCGCTTCGATCAGACAACGCGCGCGCCCGCTTCCGTTCGGCGGGCGTGCTCTCGCGAATGGCGCTGCGCACGTGCGTCGACGCGGCCCCAATATCCGCGCCCTTTACATAGTCCGTCGTCGCGAGGCCCAGGAGTGCCGCAGCGCCAACCGCACGTCCGGTCCGTTCGCACCAATAGGGGCCAAATTCGGCAGCGCGCGGACTGAGGTTGTCCATCTGAGTCACATCGCCGCAGGGGGCGTTCAGGAAAACGACGCCGAACGCCTCGCCGTAGGCGGCTTGCAGCGTGTCCACGACCCAGCGCGGATAGTCGGCGGAAAAAAACACGCCGTTCATGTGAGTCGCGTGACAACCGAAATTCACGATGCAGCCTAACGGCTGGAATGTCTTGGCGTGCCGGAAACCGACCGTGGTCACCGTGTCATCGGCGAGACCCGCCGGGCAGATGATGTCCGGGTGCATTT comes from Candidatus Hydrogenedentota bacterium and encodes:
- a CDS encoding DegT/DnrJ/EryC1/StrS family aminotransferase, whose translation is MKNKLAIHGGAKAVDEPLPAWPCLDEKAIRAVRSVLRSGKVNYWTGPKGMEFEKRFAEWQGSKFAISTTNGTSALHTALAGLGIGPGDEVIVPSYTFIASSFSILQAGAIPRFADVNRDDHCLSVESAAKLINERTKAIMPVHLYGNVADMDPILALAKQHNLYVVEDNAEAFGGEYKGRKTGAIGDAGACSFCQNKTFTTGGEGGMVTTDNEEVAWRCRSFRDHGYNVRDRLRLLEMEQKLSYIHDMLGWNYRMTEMQSAIGLTELDRMDSWNMPRRRRNAQILLDALRDVPQVLHLPIDTPERRNGWYVFPITLDIDNMSCNMEQFLQALGAEGAPCWKVFWPQCHTERAFREHHGFGNSKFPFRSSEYTRPDSADYSNVDVPNAVWHQTHTFITFIFPTYKKSHIRGIAKGIRKVIAAYAK
- a CDS encoding Gfo/Idh/MocA family oxidoreductase, whose protein sequence is MKAKWGVLGCGGIARRRTIPEGIMQARNAELRAVTDTDPAAVREVADMTGAKACSTGAELLADNCDIVYVATPVHVHVEQAVRAADSGRHVFCEKPLALDVSGAQAIADACRSNGVKLGVGLMMRFHAQHQAALEIVKSGRLGAPVFGRAQLSCWYPPIPGAWRQDPATGGGGTLMDLGAHCLDLLEMLFGRIVRLSCSVANLVQDYRSEDTAVVLVEFENGARGVVDVLFNVPDASSRNRLELYGSQGCVLAEGTIGQGESGGMCAYLEEAARGYEAQQARAAGQMMTIAPAPVNMYRAEVEAFSQAVLDNTAPPVDGTAGVHIQKVLAACYESARLGKSVTIA